Proteins encoded by one window of Camelus bactrianus isolate YW-2024 breed Bactrian camel chromosome 9, ASM4877302v1, whole genome shotgun sequence:
- the AGRP gene encoding agouti-related protein has protein sequence MGWPGTRGARIQQAEAMLTTVLLSCALLLAIPVMRGAQMGLAPLEGIGRPEQALFLELQGLGLQPPLKRTNAEQAEEALLQEAKAKALAEVLDPEGRKPRSPRRCVRLHESCLGHQVSCCDPCATCYCRFFNAFCYCRKLGTTTNPCSRT, from the exons ATGGGGTGGCCAGGAACTCGTGGGGCAAGGATCCAGCAAGCAGAG GCCATGCTGACCACAGTGCTGCTGAGCTGTGCCCTGCTGCTGGCTATACCTGTCATGAGGGGGGCCCAGATGGGCTTGGCTCCTCTGGAGGGCATCGGAAGGCCTGAACAAGCCTTGTTCCTAGAGCTCCAAG GCCTGGGCCTGCAGCCCCCGCTGAAGAGAACAAATGCAGAACAGGCAGAAGAGGCCCTGCTGCAGGAGGCTAAGGCCAAGGCCTTAGCAGAG GTGCTAGATCCGGAAGGACGCAAGCCGCGCTCCCCACGTCGCTGTGTAAGGCTGCATGAGTCCTGTCTGGGACACCAGGTATCATGCTGTGACCCATGTGCCACGTGCTACTGCCGTTTCTTCAATGCCTTCTGCTACTGCCGCAAGCTGGGTACTACCACCAACCCCTGCAGCCGAACCTAG